The nucleotide sequence TAAGTGGTACCAGATGTCATAGTAGAGTCTCTCTTCACTACTAGTTGTGGTTGAAATAAAGACGAGTAAACTGCTGCAGATTCAACTTGAGCatcttattttttataaataatttgaatatttacATTCATCCATGAAAATCATACACATGATCTGATTAAAATCTAtataaagagaagaaacagaagtCAGAGAGCTGCATCCTATGACTCAATCATTTACACCAAAGACAAACCAACACATAGTTAAAACAAGACATAAGGGAAAAAAGGCTTAAATGGTTAATGcctgagatttaaaaaatcttttcacTCATCTGAAACTCAAcccacatgaaaataaaaacataattccCAATTTCCTAAACTGTGAAACATAAAAGCTCATGGATGTGTATAAAGTCCAGCTCGAGCACTCAGTGTTTCATACTAATTAGCAGGTGACGACAGTAACAGCAACAAAACCGAACATTATTCACCTCTGGCTTTTTAGTGCAAATTATAATGAAGCTTCACAGCAACTAAGACTCAACTCAGACTTCCTTCTGTTTCTTGTTGAGAACTAAATTATAGATTACATTCATATTGTTGTGACAATCAAATGGCTTTCTTAAATGTGCAATTCAGCATGCAGCAACGGCACTTGGATGTAAATAAAACTCTGAagttaattcttttttttctccaataagGCAACTTACAATTGCATGGGGGAGCTTTTCACATAACATGGTGTGCTCTTAATCTTTTATGCAAGTCAGCTGAAGAGTTTAAGTAACTTATCCTCTGTTGAAGCAGTTGTCTCAACTGTCTGTCGCAGCAGGTTCAGGcaccgccgcctcctcctcctcctccacaacGCTGGCTGAGACTGAGGGCTCGGAGCCGGCCTCTTGCATCTCTGGGATATTTGTGTCACACAGGTTTTCTGTGGTGACGTCAAGGCCAACAAGGTCAATTGCAGCCTCTCCGCTCGGGGAAGCAGTGATCGGGTCGACAGCTGGATCCTGCTCGGTTTTGTGGACGTCCGATTCGTCTTCCTTCTCTGGAGACGACGGACTCTGGAGAACGGACGAggaatctgtaaaataaaataggtGTGGTCAAAGGAAAACTCCTCCTTCGGACAGAAATTGGAGATTtactttgttttagttttaataatGCTCTGCTCTTGCTTTGTCATGGACGAAAAGACAATATTGCACTAACAGATTAAATTAACCCAGAATAATAAGGCACGTCAACAATAACTGGTTTCAACcgcttttgtttttcttgtcaaGTCATGTGGAattaattgaaaatgtatttgctcTATCAAGCTGCAAAATTCAATTTGTAGAGAGTGTGAGCATACATACCCAAGCTACACTGATAACCAGATTCATCTCCGTAATTAGCAAGCATAGAGCTCTGACCCATGTCATTGGTGGAAGCCATGTCTGATAAATCTGGAGTCATTGCCTCGGGTAAGTCGGAAATATCTGCAATTTGCATTGAATAAATGGTCATTATTTTGTTACAGTTAAACACTCAGAACCGACACTAACAACAAACAATTTAATCATTTGTACAGTTTAATGAGGTTACCTAAGTCTGCAGCTGGCAGTGTGGTTGAGGTAACAATCATCTCCTTTGCAACTTCCTCAGTTTGATTCAAGCCGGTGTCACTGACAGCAGAGGGGCTACATTCACCCACAGAAGGCACCTTAAGAGAAGAACTTTGTCAGTGTTTACCACAGAACATTTGAATAACTGAGACATAACTAAGATGTTTGCCCTTTACCTCACTGTGGTCACTTGCCAGAGGCTCTTCGTGGCTGCCAGCGACTATTGACTGCAGAACACTTTCATTGTTAGGCTGAACTGGACGGGTCGGGATCCTGTGCAGATAGCCGTAGCCGATACCACAGCCTAAGCTAAAATGTAAAACAGGGTGGCATGTTTATTGCATCTGCATACATACACAGGATATAATAAATAGTAAGTTATAAAtattcactttcatttgaaggatTAAATTGTAAATCCTACCTTCCGTCCCCTCCCCAGGCTCCATTGGGAGTCACCACCACCTCTCTGCAttgatctgtttgtgtgttgtaaaCCAACAGCTTCAGAGGTTTCCCCTCATTGGCTTCAATCAATGAGAAGAAATCTTCTGACTGCAGGTGTCggaaaatcaaataaacaataaagttGTACACTTTGATCAGTCCCTTTCTTTAATTATCCATTTAGGAAGAGTGGGAGCAAAATCAAGAGAGATTACCTCTTGCAACACCTGGTCAGCTCCCACAATGAAGTCGTCATGTGCAATAAGGCCGGCCAATGCCGCAGGAGAATTAGTTTCTACATCCTAAAAAGGGAATGAAAACATTGTATCTTAACATGTTCTGTAATGTGGTGATTTATGTTTGAGAACATGCATTTAAATTGTTAATTTCGTTCATTTTTAATTGTTAGACTACCTTGTAAATGTGGCACAAGATTAAGCAGATTTGGGTTTGAAACCTGATGAAACTAATTTACAATGAATCCTCAAAGAAAATCTGTTCCCTGTTGACAGTAAACTAGTTCATATGGACTTGACTCACCAGGACGTGCCACACGTTCTCATTGGCTCCTTCAAAGCTGCAGAAGCGGACACTGGCCCCCAGCAGACCCTGACCCCCCCACATGTTACTGGGTGTCACCTCCAGCTCACGAACCCGCTGGGTTTTGGAGTTGTACACTTCAAGTTTGACCGCTTTTTCGACATTGGCTTTTAGGAGATCTTTCAGCAAGTCGCTCTCTTTATTCTGGAGAAACAGGGAAACTTTGAACAACCCAGCTGTGACATTTggatacagagacagagaacaaaATTATATATGGAAACATGAAATGAGATTATAGCAGCAGACCACATGGCCACTTTTTGTTCCCCTGAGGCTATAATACAGGTCAGATGTTTACATTTACTGTGAGATGTCAAAGTGGGtttgcaggaaataaaacagaagcacACGTGTCTTCATAAAATAAAGTTAAGAATACATCaagaaaactaaagaaaaaaaaatcaagaattAGATCTTTGCTCTTACATATTTGCATGATAAGTGATCATTATGCAAACACTTTGAAATGAATAGCTGCCTGTTGGCATATTTCCACAGAGATGATACCTCCTGCAGCCGGattacaaattacatttccaCAGATAATAATTACTCAATCAAATTATGAAGatgatggttgtttgtctctgtatgtccaCTTGTCCTGGGTGTAAACCACCTCTCACCTAATGTCCACTGGGATTGGTTCCTGCGACTCTTAGAGGATAAGCGGCATAgataatggatagatggagGATATCAACGTATCGTGGACCACTCTTTCACACCTGCCATTTACCTCCTCAGCTCATGTAGCAATCATCTTGCTACTTGTGTCTCAAACTGGATTTAAACTGCATCTAACATCAAGTGGATTTAGAACAAATGGAGATGTCAGTGGTATTAGAATGGGTTCACATATTCTAGATTGTTGTGTTGTCAGGAgcttgtttgagtgtttgcTTATTTTGTAATGTTATAATGTTTGTTGTAATGGAGGATTGTCAAATATGAAGCTTTTGTGTACTCAGGGAGAAGAGCTGCTCCGAGGCTGTGGCTAACGGGGATCACAATAAAGTagaataaactaaactaaagtaAAGTGGACAAAGAGTCACATCCCATCCATTCCCTTCAACCAAACAACCATCATCATTTGgtaatattttgacatttggCCATGAGACATGTCAAATAGACTCTGGAGCTCAGCTGCCTCTTATTTCACTCACGAGTCTGGTGTTTCCTACAGAGAGGATGAAGTCAAAGAAAGGCTCCAGACCAGCCTTCAGTGCAGGAGAGTCCCTCTGAACCTGAAACATTTCACACTCAGATTAACGCAGTGAAATGTAAAGAACACAGCTATTACAGTCGCCCCCACGTGTCCAGATCAGATGTTGCATGGCAGACACAGCACAGCAGATGTTTCTCACATGTGTAGTACTCTGATTTGTAACAAGTATTAGTACTAGTATGAGTTTATGAAGTTATTACTACACACTGCTACATGCTAGCAACGCTGTGTATCTTGGACGTGAGCCCAGTGCCACCTCATCATGGGCGGACTCCATTAATGCGGAACACAGTTCTAAGAGTTACTACAAACAGAGAATAACCCGTCAGTTACCGAACTAATGTTACGTTACTGCATACGTGAATACGGCTGCGTTATCTGCTCGTAGTTAGCATAGTTAGCATTAAATCCAAAAGAGTGAACCTCAGGGGGCGAAGACTGTGTGTAACTACGCTAACTACGTACCCCGTGGAGGTGATATCCGCTGTTAGCGCCGCCGTCCGACAGGAGCGAGCTCTGCGTTAGCCCCATATTCTCTAAAACAGCTACGCGAGGCGAGGAACCGGCTGAACGTCACTGGAGCAGAGCGGTGTTAGAAGACATCACGAGGAGCCACACTGCTGCTAACAGCTAGCGAGCTAATGCTAACAGCTGAGGCAGGTTTACGCAGCAGCAGCTGGGCGGCTAGGCTCAGCGAATACATGAAGATGCCAGAAAAATCGATCCTAGTCGGGTCTGACATTCATGATGAGGTCAAGCTAGTAGCGCTCGATTGGCTGTCCTGGAACTGTGTATGCCGATcagttgcctagcaacagacaacacatattcattaaaaacatgattttgttttattataactTGTATTTTATCATTGACTTCACTTtagttaatgaaaataaattatactgaaatctgaattattttattttagtgaaTTCTTTTCAGATTGAGTTTAAGCCACATTATGGGTTACATAATTAATTTAGTCAGGATAAACCTACACTATTAGCTAGCCTACATTATTTACAATTATTGTGTCAACGTTACCTCAAGACTAATAATTAAACTAACAATTTTCCATATTTTAATTGGTTTGCACATATATTAATGTTTCATGGCTTAACACAAAGGAAAGGGAGCATTTTACATTTAGATAGAGTAACTACCCAACATCatgataatgtatttatttggcaAAAAGATCTGtcccacaaaaacacaataaaagcaaCTTCACTTGTAAAGCTCAGACATTGATCCTCAACGTCACAAAGgagaattaaaaaacacatttcagctgAAATCTGGAAGAAAGTAATAggaatatttctgtatttcacaACATGAGGTTGAATAAAGTCACGTTCTTTTTGCAGCCAGtggaatgttgtttttttgtgcaggCTGTGTTATCTGCAGGAACATTTGTGTTTGAGCCCCGTTCTTAACACATGGTTCAGTTGACTTTACCTTCGCATGAACGCAGCTGCTCTTTTCTCACCATGATAAGAAATGTGAGCTCTTTTTTTGAAACCTAGCccaattaaatataaatggaaataTATTGATCTTAAaactatatatacatagatTTTGagagatatactgtatatagttGACTACCCGTAAAGAAATCAAACTTTTCGAACTTGCACTATTGTAGCATGATGTACATTAGACCTGGAATGATCCACATGAATTTCTAATGTTGGCAGGTCACTTAATGTTGCCTAATACCTGCTGAAGGTCTCCAAGTTTCTGCCTGGTATAAATACTTACACTCAAACTGCATCTTGTCTTCACTTTGCAAAAATGATTTGGCTTGTGCTTTTCCTGTCCTGCCTCGGTAAGAAACATATTCATCAACGCTATTGACTTCTTAAGTGCTGTTGGTAATTTTGTTAACATTGCATTCATATTAAAGGGCTGATTTGCGCTGAAGTACCCTTCAACCATAAAGTTCACAATCAGAGAGTCATAGGAGGCAACGATGCTAAACCCAACACCTGGAAGTGGCAGGTAAAACCCGAACATGCAGTTATATTTTTACGATTACTacctaaaataaaacatgtgccaatataataaacatttacatGACATGTGTATGATTCAAATTATATTTAGCATCTGATGCACTCAGTATGctgttggtgttttgtttttttatttcaagctatttttttaaacatgctgagggattttttatttctcattgaGCAAACCACTGAAATAACATTAGATCCTccattttttctgtgtgtgtattattctgttttctctcaggcCTCTCTCCAGTATGACCCGTACAGTGACTTTTACCAGCACATCTGTGGAGGCACTATTGTCAGTCCTTCCTTCATCCTGACCGCAGCTCACTGTATCCTCAGGTCGGGGCCCTAAACACTCCTTCACTTGCACATTTGAacatataacacacacatacgtctCATTTGAATGAATGCTGGATAAATTACTGGAACtcgtgtgtttttttcccactttgtCAGCATGGATGCTAGTCTGTACCGTGTGGTGGTGGGTGAGTATAACCTGCTTCAGTATGACGGCAGCGAGCAGTTCAGACGCGTGGATGATATCATTGTCCATCCTGACTGGAATGGAGAGCTTGGCAAAGGGTAACATGTCAGaccctttatttttattttggtccaatTTAAAACGGCTATATTTTGTATTGATATAAAGAAAATACTATCATGGGTGGGGCTACACATGACTTAACACTAAGCACTGGgagcaaaaacaataaaaccaccAAGCAGAACTTCTGTATCTTTTCACATCCAAGTCACTTTTAAAGGGGCTTCATCAGCAAAAAGCAGACCAActttaaatacaacaaataagTTGTATTTAAGTTGTTTTGCACGTGGGATTTTGCCACTATATGATGAAGAAatattgttttctatttctctcAGGAATGATATGGCACTCGTGAGACTGGCTGATCCTGTGTATGACAATGGCTATGTGTCCATTGCTGACCTTCCCTTCCCTGACCAGATGCTGCCTCATgatttcacctgtttcatcacCGGCTGGGGGTTAATTGactgtgaggacacacacacacacacacacacacacacacggttagATTtgcatatctatatatattaaGAAATTCCTATTCTCTTGTTTTACTCTTTGGTGTTCACAGATGTAGGCAGCATGCCTGCCATTCTTCAGGTGGCTCCCATCAACATAGTGGAGCACTCAGTCTGCTCCCAGCCTAACTGGTGGGGCAGCATTGCTCTGAGAACCATGGTGTGTGCTGGAGGTGATGGAGTCATATCAGGCTGTCAGGTATAGTAAAGAAAACGAGTGCGTCATGAATGGGTGTTTTTGTTATGGAACCAGTTTGCCTCAATCTTACACATACTTTTCAGAGACTGTAATTGTG is from Paralichthys olivaceus isolate ysfri-2021 chromosome 17, ASM2471397v2, whole genome shotgun sequence and encodes:
- the LOC109629853 gene encoding Golgi reassembly-stacking protein 2-like → MGLTQSSLLSDGGANSGYHLHGVQRDSPALKAGLEPFFDFILSVGNTRLNKESDLLKDLLKANVEKAVKLEVYNSKTQRVRELEVTPSNMWGGQGLLGASVRFCSFEGANENVWHVLDVETNSPAALAGLIAHDDFIVGADQVLQESEDFFSLIEANEGKPLKLLVYNTQTDQCREVVVTPNGAWGGDGSLGCGIGYGYLHRIPTRPVQPNNESVLQSIVAGSHEEPLASDHSEVPSVGECSPSAVSDTGLNQTEEVAKEMIVTSTTLPAADLDISDLPEAMTPDLSDMASTNDMGQSSMLANYGDESGYQCSLDSSSVLQSPSSPEKEDESDVHKTEQDPAVDPITASPSGEAAIDLVGLDVTTENLCDTNIPEMQEAGSEPSVSASVVEEEEEAAVPEPAATDS
- the LOC109629854 gene encoding chymotrypsin-like elastase family member 2A, with product MIWLVLFLSCLGLICAEVPFNHKVHNQRVIGGNDAKPNTWKWQASLQYDPYSDFYQHICGGTIVSPSFILTAAHCILSMDASLYRVVVGEYNLLQYDGSEQFRRVDDIIVHPDWNGELGKGNDMALVRLADPVYDNGYVSIADLPFPDQMLPHDFTCFITGWGLIDYVGSMPAILQVAPINIVEHSVCSQPNWWGSIALRTMVCAGGDGVISGCQGDSGGPLSCFTDGAWRVHGVVSYGPAGMCNQVTKPTVFTRVSSFLDWINSVVRQ